One region of uncultured Sulfurimonas sp. genomic DNA includes:
- a CDS encoding RluA family pseudouridine synthase, whose amino-acid sequence MSDIKSYVCDNSQRLDVFLALQIGQTRSQIASLIKHECVKVDAKLVSRPGVKLKVGQSIEVLFPQAKESAALDIDFDVEILFEDDDVLVINKPSGVTVHPAPSVKEATLVDWLKHKGVRLSNISGEERHGIVHRLDKGTSGTMIVAKNNEAHEFLSLQLQDKSMGRYYVAVITPPLKEDMTTIELNIGRSSHNRLKMACTNEGKAKYAKTMFKVLALSGDEKQQLIACKLFTGRTHQIRVHLESINRHIMGDHIYAQSPKMEKSERILLHAYMIYFVHPKSKKTLSFVASLDDTMKNYIDKKFDMEQINEVMDTSNILRSFSSNS is encoded by the coding sequence ATGAGCGATATAAAAAGCTATGTATGTGATAATTCCCAGAGGTTAGATGTTTTTTTAGCATTGCAAATTGGGCAAACACGCTCACAAATTGCTTCATTGATAAAACATGAATGTGTAAAAGTAGATGCTAAGTTAGTATCTCGTCCAGGTGTAAAACTAAAAGTAGGGCAGAGCATAGAAGTACTTTTTCCTCAAGCAAAAGAGTCTGCTGCTCTTGATATTGACTTTGATGTAGAGATTCTTTTTGAAGATGATGATGTGCTTGTTATAAATAAACCAAGTGGAGTTACTGTTCATCCAGCACCAAGTGTGAAAGAAGCTACTCTTGTAGATTGGCTAAAGCATAAAGGTGTCAGACTTTCTAATATAAGTGGCGAAGAGAGGCACGGTATAGTTCACAGGCTTGATAAAGGTACGAGTGGAACAATGATTGTTGCTAAAAATAATGAAGCACATGAATTTTTATCTTTACAACTTCAAGATAAAAGTATGGGAAGATATTATGTTGCAGTAATTACACCTCCTTTAAAAGAGGATATGACTACGATAGAACTAAATATAGGTAGAAGCTCTCATAATAGACTAAAAATGGCATGTACTAATGAAGGTAAAGCTAAATATGCAAAAACAATGTTTAAAGTTTTAGCACTAAGTGGTGATGAAAAACAGCAGTTGATAGCTTGTAAACTTTTTACTGGACGTACTCACCAAATACGTGTACATTTAGAAAGTATCAATAGACATATTATGGGTGATCATATATATGCTCAAAGCCCAAAAATGGAGAAATCGGAACGAATTTTGCTACATGCTTATATGATATATTTTGTTCATCCAAAGAGCAAGAAAACCCTTTCTTTTGTTGCATCTCTTGATGATACAATGAAAAATTATATAGACAAAAAATTTGATATGGAGCAGATTAATGAAGTTATGGACACTAGCAACATTTTGCGCAGTTTCTCTAGTAATTCTTAG
- a CDS encoding FtsW/RodA/SpoVE family cell cycle protein, whose protein sequence is MWRFDKRILAQFDFFSIILIIPLVVTSHWLIGEVVPALAQKQTTYVGVAFIAFIFVFLLPIRRMSWLIPLIYWANIGLLLAVEFFGHARLGAQRWIEIPFINTTIQPSEFVKPALILMLAYLINKNPPPINGYKTIDFIKISFYILLPFGLIVKEPDLGTALVLLLIGYGVLFFIGVYWKIWATILVAILLVSPLVYKFALHDYQKTRIKDFLSEKPSYHVQQSIIAIGSGGLTGKSKDDATQTQMRFLPISTSDFIFAFVVERSGFLGALAIIAIYIMLILHLMSLSIYNTDYYIKVVTIAISFMIFIYMGVNISMTIGFAPVVGVPLPMFSYGGSSFINFIILFAIMQNLITFRYKDMYDARGTKSFL, encoded by the coding sequence TTGTGGAGATTTGATAAGCGTATTCTAGCACAATTTGATTTTTTTTCTATTATCTTAATCATCCCTCTTGTTGTTACCTCCCACTGGCTAATTGGTGAAGTAGTTCCTGCTCTTGCTCAAAAACAAACAACATATGTTGGAGTAGCTTTTATAGCATTTATATTTGTTTTTTTGCTTCCCATCCGAAGAATGAGTTGGCTTATTCCTCTTATTTATTGGGCAAATATTGGTCTTTTACTTGCAGTTGAGTTTTTTGGACATGCAAGATTAGGTGCTCAAAGATGGATAGAAATTCCATTTATAAATACAACTATTCAACCATCAGAGTTCGTTAAACCTGCATTGATACTAATGCTAGCTTATCTTATAAACAAAAATCCACCACCAATAAATGGATATAAAACTATTGATTTTATAAAAATAAGCTTTTATATACTTCTTCCTTTTGGCTTAATCGTTAAAGAACCTGATTTAGGAACTGCACTTGTTTTATTACTAATTGGCTATGGTGTTTTATTTTTTATTGGAGTTTATTGGAAAATATGGGCTACTATCTTAGTTGCAATACTTCTTGTTTCACCTCTTGTTTATAAATTTGCACTACATGATTATCAAAAAACTAGGATTAAAGATTTTCTTAGTGAAAAACCTTCTTATCATGTTCAACAATCCATCATTGCAATAGGTTCCGGTGGCTTAACTGGAAAATCTAAAGATGATGCTACTCAAACTCAAATGAGGTTTTTACCCATATCAACGAGTGATTTTATTTTTGCATTTGTGGTTGAGAGAAGCGGTTTTTTGGGAGCTCTTGCAATAATAGCTATATATATTATGCTGATTTTACATCTGATGAGTCTTAGCATCTACAATACTGACTATTATATAAAAGTAGTAACAATAGCTATATCTTTTATGATCTTTATATATATGGGTGTAAATATTTCCATGACTATAGGTTTTGCCCCTGTTGTAGGAGTTCCCTTGCCTATGTTTAGTTATGGTGGAAGTAGTTTTATTAATTTTATAATATTATTTGCTATAATGCAAAACTTAATTACCTTTAGATACAAAGATATGTACGATGCTAGAGGAACAAAAAGCTTTTTATAA
- a CDS encoding cell division protein FtsX — protein MKSFKNHLSLVVALLSILFSIQIFIVVERSIDAYKENLANNYSIIVVSQVKLENKVLIDTNSIISNVDELSADSVIKRLNSGINEKNIELLKLTLPKFYKLSLTHYPTPKQIKKLREDLLKNKAITKVEDFSHNHDTIYKLLLLFKKVVSLFSIVVFVVTILLIFKELRIWQFKHSERMSIMALFGAPIWLRSAVLFRLAIVDAIIASVLAFALFMYISSSLWVKEQFENIGIDVMIFDIVNDASLLFATAMSLSILLALLIVVGHKEEV, from the coding sequence ATGAAGTCATTTAAAAATCATCTATCTTTAGTTGTTGCACTACTTAGCATCTTGTTTTCTATACAGATATTTATAGTAGTTGAGCGCTCTATAGATGCATACAAAGAAAATCTTGCAAATAACTATTCTATCATTGTTGTAAGTCAAGTAAAATTGGAAAATAAAGTTTTAATAGATACAAATAGTATTATCTCAAATGTAGATGAATTATCCGCTGATAGCGTTATTAAACGCTTAAATAGTGGAATAAATGAAAAAAATATAGAACTCTTAAAACTTACTCTTCCTAAGTTTTATAAACTTAGTCTTACTCATTATCCAACTCCTAAACAGATTAAAAAACTAAGAGAAGATTTACTTAAAAACAAAGCTATAACTAAAGTAGAAGATTTCTCTCATAACCATGATACTATTTATAAATTATTACTTTTATTTAAAAAAGTAGTCTCTCTTTTTTCAATAGTTGTATTTGTGGTAACGATACTTCTTATATTTAAAGAGTTACGCATCTGGCAATTTAAACATAGTGAACGCATGAGTATTATGGCTCTTTTTGGTGCTCCTATATGGCTTCGTTCTGCTGTGTTATTTAGATTGGCTATTGTAGATGCAATCATAGCTAGTGTCTTGGCTTTTGCCTTGTTTATGTATATATCATCGTCACTTTGGGTAAAAGAACAGTTTGAAAATATTGGTATTGATGTGATGATATTTGATATTGTAAATGATGCTTCACTTCTTTTTGCAACAGCTATGTCACTTTCTATATTGCTAGCTTTACTTATAGTTGTAGGGCATAAAGAAGAAGTATGA
- the trmB gene encoding tRNA (guanosine(46)-N7)-methyltransferase TrmB yields MPHLHIQEFKEISFPKKHKDVSFNFIAKNAKHNDETLISVSVEEDDFFLLVKEEDNKSLLKTDKLTRPASIHNVHKALLAYADVADLNVISSNVPQKPKNIHLEEATALKHINYFADNFPDASEIRIEVGFGSGRHLIHQATQNPEILFIGIEIHRPSIEQVLKQVSIQNIKNLLVLDYDARLFMELVPSNIVGKIYVHFPVPWDKKPHRRVISTTFIEEARRVLKVNGQLELRTDSENYYAYSYETFINFHKTILHINKNRDIAISSKYEDRWKKMQKNIYDVTMINEENSDELNLQGSFEFSDICLRDAELIDLHGVTKKFDGGFIHFERVYKIDAGVMLRISLGSFDRPEHLYVLVKEKMASYYPTLPLKSKSNLLAHKYLQEVFNG; encoded by the coding sequence ATGCCACACTTACATATTCAAGAGTTTAAAGAGATAAGTTTTCCTAAAAAACATAAGGATGTTTCATTTAATTTTATTGCTAAAAATGCAAAACACAATGATGAAACGCTTATCTCAGTTAGCGTTGAAGAAGATGATTTCTTTTTACTTGTTAAAGAAGAAGACAATAAAAGCCTTTTAAAAACAGATAAATTAACACGTCCTGCATCTATACACAATGTGCATAAAGCACTTTTAGCTTATGCTGATGTGGCTGATTTGAATGTTATATCCTCAAATGTACCTCAAAAACCAAAAAATATACATCTTGAAGAAGCTACAGCTTTAAAACATATTAATTACTTTGCAGATAATTTTCCAGATGCATCTGAGATAAGAATAGAAGTTGGATTTGGTTCAGGAAGGCATCTGATACATCAAGCTACACAAAACCCAGAAATTTTGTTTATAGGCATAGAGATACATAGACCTTCTATAGAGCAAGTTTTAAAACAAGTAAGTATTCAAAATATTAAAAATTTACTTGTCCTTGATTATGATGCAAGACTTTTTATGGAGCTTGTTCCATCAAACATAGTTGGTAAAATTTATGTACATTTTCCTGTACCATGGGATAAAAAACCACATCGTAGGGTAATTTCTACTACTTTTATAGAAGAAGCTAGAAGAGTTCTTAAGGTCAATGGACAACTTGAACTTAGAACAGATAGCGAAAATTATTATGCTTATTCTTATGAAACATTTATAAATTTTCATAAAACTATTTTACATATCAATAAAAACAGAGATATTGCAATAAGTTCCAAATATGAAGATAGATGGAAAAAAATGCAAAAGAATATCTATGATGTAACCATGATAAATGAAGAAAATTCAGATGAGTTGAATTTACAAGGTAGTTTTGAATTTTCAGATATTTGCCTAAGAGATGCAGAACTTATAGACCTTCATGGAGTTACAAAAAAATTTGATGGTGGATTTATTCATTTTGAGAGGGTTTATAAAATAGATGCAGGAGTTATGCTAAGAATATCACTTGGAAGTTTTGATAGACCAGAGCATCTATATGTTCTTGTAAAAGAAAAAATGGCTTCATATTATCCAACTTTACCTCTTAAGTCAAAAAGCAATTTATTGGCACACAAGTATCTACAAGAGGTGTTCAATGGATAA
- a CDS encoding ABC transporter ATP-binding protein, whose protein sequence is MDKVIMAQDLSLSYSNDETIINKANFSINSGSFVFITGASGSGKSTLLKSLYGLLKPKQGSLIVGGVELKGVASSKLNFLRKHIGIVFQDYKLVKEWTIEKNIMLPLIINGYEKSVTQSQVDSLLKHVRLKHQAGKYPLELSGGEQQRVAMARALAHNPILILADEPTGNLDDYSSQLIWNLLEGANEQLKTTVIVVTHNIPQTMNVDYKHFNIEYGSINEVI, encoded by the coding sequence ATGGATAAGGTAATAATGGCACAAGATCTCTCTTTGTCATATTCCAATGATGAAACTATTATAAATAAAGCAAATTTTTCAATTAATTCTGGTAGTTTTGTTTTTATAACAGGTGCTAGCGGTAGTGGAAAATCAACACTTCTAAAATCTCTTTATGGTTTATTAAAACCTAAGCAAGGGAGTCTCATAGTTGGTGGTGTTGAATTAAAAGGTGTAGCAAGTTCTAAACTAAATTTTTTGAGAAAACATATTGGGATTGTTTTTCAAGATTATAAACTTGTAAAAGAGTGGACAATAGAAAAAAATATAATGCTTCCTCTTATTATAAATGGTTATGAAAAAAGTGTAACTCAAAGTCAAGTTGATTCACTTTTGAAGCATGTTCGTTTAAAACATCAAGCAGGAAAATATCCGCTTGAACTTAGTGGTGGAGAACAACAAAGAGTTGCAATGGCTAGAGCATTGGCACATAATCCTATTTTAATTTTAGCAGATGAGCCAACAGGTAATTTAGATGATTACTCTTCTCAGCTCATTTGGAATCTTCTTGAGGGCGCAAATGAGCAGCTTAAAACTACTGTAATAGTAGTTACTCACAATATCCCTCAAACTATGAATGTTGATTATAAGCACTTTAATATTGAGTATGGAAGTATAAATGAAGTCATTTAA
- a CDS encoding transglutaminase-like cysteine peptidase, protein MLSATLFASVYPNFTNNEILYIEKKSGKKATDRIYEYKKQIASIKNDSEFKQLTKINIFLNQKLKYKSDKKINNISDYWSTPKEFLAVGFGDCEDYAIIKYFTLLKLGFEEDKLFITLAYDKYSKRDHMVLSYFVEQNKPPLILDSLSYEVLDLNKRADLEVNAFINTNGVYRLSKTKKLRKTKQISSKFQELLKRVQKES, encoded by the coding sequence TTGCTATCAGCAACTCTTTTTGCTTCTGTTTATCCAAATTTTACTAATAATGAAATTCTTTATATTGAAAAAAAATCTGGTAAAAAAGCAACTGATAGAATTTATGAATACAAAAAACAAATTGCTTCAATAAAAAATGATTCAGAGTTTAAACAACTTACAAAAATAAATATATTTTTAAATCAAAAATTAAAATATAAATCAGACAAAAAAATAAACAATATAAGCGATTATTGGTCTACACCTAAAGAATTTCTAGCTGTAGGTTTTGGAGATTGTGAAGACTATGCTATTATAAAATACTTTACACTTTTAAAACTTGGATTTGAAGAAGATAAACTTTTTATAACTCTTGCATATGACAAGTACTCTAAAAGAGATCATATGGTTCTTAGTTACTTTGTAGAACAAAATAAGCCACCTCTTATATTAGACTCACTAAGCTATGAAGTTTTAGATTTAAACAAAAGAGCAGATTTAGAAGTAAATGCTTTTATAAATACAAATGGGGTTTATAGACTAAGCAAAACAAAAAAACTTAGAAAAACAAAACAAATTTCAAGTAAATTTCAAGAATTACTAAAAAGAGTACAAAAAGAGAGTTAA